One window of Camelina sativa cultivar DH55 chromosome 4, Cs, whole genome shotgun sequence genomic DNA carries:
- the LOC104782648 gene encoding calcium-transporting ATPase 4, plasma membrane-type-like: MSNLLRDFEVDAKNPSLEARQRWRSSVSIVKNRTRRFRNIRDLDKLADYENKRHQIQEKIRVAFYVQKAALQFIDAVARPEYNLSDEVKGAGFSIEADELSSMVRKNDTKSLLHKGGVEEIAKKVSVSLSEGIRSSEVPTREKIYGENRYTEKPARSFFMFVWEALHDITLIILMVCAVVSIGVGVATEGFPQGMYDGTGILLSILLVVMVTAISDYKQSLQFRDLDREKKKIIVQVTRDGNRQEISIHDLVVGDVVHLSIGDQVPADGIFISGYNLEIDESSLSGESEPSHVSREKPFLLSGTKVQNGSAKMLVTSVGMRTEWGKLMETLVDGGEDETPLQVKLNGVATIIGKIGLSFAVLTFLVLCIRFVLEKATSGNFTNWSSEDALTLLDYFAISVTIIVVAVPEGLPLAVTLSLAFAMKKLMSDRALVRHLAACETMGSSTCICTDKTGTLTTNHMVVNKVWICDKVQERQEGSGEGFQLELPEEVQSILLQGIFQNTGSEVVKDKDGNTQILGSPTERAILEFGLLLGGDFGAQRKEHKILKIEPFNSDKKKMSVLIALPRGGARAFCKGASEIVLKMCENVVDSSGESVPLTEERIKSISDIIEGFASEALRTLCLVYKDLDEAPSGDLPDGGYTMIAVVGIKDPVRPGVREAVQTCQAAGITVRMVTGDNISTAKAIAKECGIFTEGGLAIEGSEFRDLSPHEMRNIIPKIQVMARSLPLDKHTLVSNLRKIGEVVAVTGDGTNDAPALHEADIGLAMGIAGTEVAKENADVIIMDDNFKTIVNVARWGRAVYINIQKFVQFQLTVNVVALIINFVSACITGSAPLTAVQLLWVNMIMDTLGALALATEPPNEGLMKRAPIARTASFITKTMWRNIAGQSVYQLIVLGILNFAGKSILKLDGPDSTAVLNTVIFNSFVFCQVFNEINSREIEKINVFKGMFNSWVFTWVMTVTVVFQVIIVEFLGAFASTVPLSWQHWLLSILIGSLSMIVAVILKCIPVESCDHHDGYDLLPSGPSSSNSA, translated from the exons ATGTCTAATTTGCTGAGGGATTTCGAGGTGGACGCTAAGAACCCGTCGCTGGAAGCTCGTCAGAGATGGAGGTCGTCCGTCTCTATCGTGAAGAACCGTACTCGTCGTTTTCGTAACATCCGGGATCTCGATAAGCTCGCTGACTACGAGAACAAGAGGCACCAGATCCAG GAGAAGATCCGAGTTGCTTTCTATGTTCAAAAGGCAGCTCTTCAATTCATTGATG CTGTTGCTAGGCCGGAATACAACCTCAGTGATGAGGTTAAGGGAGCCGGATTTTCTATTGAAGCAGATGAACTTTCATCTATGGTTCGCAAAAATGACACTAAGAGCTTGTTACACAAAGGTGGAGTTGAAGAAATTGCTAAGAAAGTATCTGTATCTCTCTCTGAAGGCATTCGTTCGAGTGAAGTGCCTACCAGGGAAAAGATATATGGAGAAAATCGTTACACTGAGAAACCAGCCAGATCCttctttatgtttgtttggGAAGCGCTCCATGACATAACGCTTATCATCCTTATGGTGTGCGCTGTAGTATCCATAGGCGTGGGTGTTGCCACAGAAGGATTTCCACAGGGAATGTATGATGGGACGGGGATTTTGTTAAGTATACTCTTGGTTGTCATGGTTACTGCGATCAGTGACTACAAGCAATCTTTGCAGTTCAGAGACTTggatcgagagaagaagaagatcattgTCCAGGTCACCAGAGATGGGAACAGACAAGAAATCTCCATCCACGACTTGGTCGTTGGAGATGTAGTTCATCTATCTATTGGGGATCAGGTTCCAGCTGATGGGATTTTTATATCTGGATACAACTTGGAGATAGACGAGTCAAGCTTATCGGGCGAGAGTGAACCGTCACATGTGAGTAGAGAGAAGCCTTTTCTGCTTTCAGGAACCAAAGTTCAAAACGGTTCTGCAAAAATGCTGGTGACATCAGTTGGTATGAGGACTGAGTGGGGAAAGTTGATGGAAACGCTGGTTGATGGTGGAGAAGATGAGACTCCTCTGCAGGTGAAGCTCAATGGGGTTGCAACAATAATTGGTAAAATTGGTCTAAGCTTTGCTGTGCTTACGTTTTTGGTATTGTGCATAAGGTTTGTCTTGGAGAAAGCAACATCTGGTAACTTCACCAACTGGTCATCTGAAGATGCACTGACGCTACTTGACTACTTTGCAATCTCGGTAACTATCATTGTCGTTGCCGTACCCGAAGGTTTGCCACTGGCAGTGACCTTAAGTTTGGCATTTGCTATGAAGAAGCTGATGAGTGACAGGGCACTTGTGAGGCATCTTGCTGCATGCGAGACCATGGGTTCTTCTACTTGCATCTGCACTGACAAGACAGGGACCTTGACTACTAATCACATGGTGGTCAACAAAGTATGGATCTGTGATAAGGTTCAAGAGAGGCAAGAGGGAAGTGGAGAAGGCTTTCAGTTAGAACTACCAGAAGAAGTTCAGAGTATTCTTTTGCAGGGCATATTTCAGAACACTGGTTCTGAAGTTGTTAAGGATAAAGATGGAAACACTCAGATCCTAGGATCCCCAACGGAAAGAGCAATACTCGAATTCGGTTTGCTTTTAGGTGGTGATTTTGGCGCACAACGCAAAGAGCATAAGATACTCAAGATTGAGCCGTTCAATTCagacaagaagaaaatgtcTGTTCTTATAGCTCTTCCTAGAGGTGGTGCACGAGCTTTCTGCAAAGGAGCATCTGAAATAGTGTTGAAAATGTGCGAGAATGTTGTGGATTCGAGTGGAGAATCTGTTCCACTGACTGAAGAACGGATTAAGAGTATCTCTGATATCATAGAGGGTTTTGCTTCAGAGGCTCTGAGGACTCTCTGCTTGGTTTACAAAGATCTAGATGAAGCTCCTAGTGGAGATCTCCCTGATGGAGGCTATACAATGATAGCAGTTGTTGGTATCAAAGATCCAGTACGTCCGGGTGTTAGGGAAGCCGTTCAGACTTGTCAAGCTGCTGGAATCACTGTCCGTATGGTCACTGGAGATAACATAAGCACAGCCAAAGCAATTGCTAAGGAATGTGGCATATTTACTGAAGGAGGTTTAGCTATAGAAGGTTCAGAATTCCGGGATTTGTCTCCTCACGAAATGAGGAACATTATCCCCAAAATTCAG GTAATGGCTCGGTCTCTGCCACTGGACAAACATACTTTAGTCAGCAACTTGAGGAAAATTGGAGAGGTAGTTGCAGTGACTGGGGATGGGACAAACGATGCTCCTGCATTGCATGAAGCAGACATTGGACTTGCAATGGGAATAGCTGGAACAGAG GTTGCAAAAGAGAATGCTGATGTGATCATCATGGACGATAACTTTAAAACAATAGTAAATGTCGCTAGATGGGGACGTGctgtatatataaacattcaGAAGTTTGTTCAGTTCCAGCTAACTGTTAATGTTGTTGCTCTGATCATCAACTTCGTCTCCGCTTGCATCACAG GATCTGCTCCACTCACTGCTGTGCAATTGCTTTGGGTCAACATGATCATGGACACACTCGGTGCATTGGCTCTAGCAACAGAACCTCCCAATGAAGGTTTAATGAAACGCGCACCAATCGCTAGAACTGCTAGCTTCATCACCAAAACCATGTGGAGAAACATCGCAGGTCAAAGCGTTTACCAGTTGATTGTCTTGGGAATTCTCAATTTCGCAGGCAAGTCAATTCTCAAACTTGATGGGCCTGACTCCACAGCCGTTCTCAACACAGTCATCTTCAACTCCTTCGTCTTTTGCCAG GTATTCAATGAGATCAATAGCCGGGAGATAGAGAAGATAAATGTGTTCAAAGGAATGTTCAATAGCTGGGTGTTCACATGGGTAATGACAGTGACGGTAGTGTTCCAAGTAATCATAGTGGAGTTTCTTGGAGCATTTGCTAGCACCGTTCCGCTGAGCTGGCAACATTGGTTATTATCAATCTTGATAGGATCATTGAGCATGATTGTAGCGGTTATCCTCAAATGCATACCAGTGGAGTCTTGTGACCATCACGATGGCTACGACCTGCTTCCTTCTGGtccttcttcttccaactcTGCCTGA
- the LOC104782649 gene encoding uncharacterized protein LOC104782649, producing the protein MRKLNPIMKRGLKAVEDGGLVKILQSEIRHEISHPRFQGAETGSLGDFKLEWDSPESQDVVLRREFDSGEEVVVSALLKPEPIIIEDDDLVFPREALAKVCIKKPGLSSILHFGCRVFETGSGCSHFDVERACFTRSLVSSPSSTYRDNFLRPVDFKLTYELRRYLISKGINEDLTNFLLCHLNKKEQDQYVNWLRKLESTMSRSPKP; encoded by the exons ATGAGGAAGTTGAACCCGATTATGAAACGAGGATTGAAAGCTGTTGAAGATGGTGGTTTGGTGAAGATCCTCCAATCTGAAATCCGTCACGAAATCTCTCACCCTCGTTTCCAG GGTGCTGAGACTGGTTCTCTGGGAGATTTCAAGCTGGAATGGGATTCTCCTGAGAGCCAAGATGTTGTTCTGAGGAGAGAGTTTGATTCAGGCGAGGAGGTTGTGGTCTCTGCTTTACTGAAGCCAGAACCAATAATAATAGAAGATGATGATCTAGTGTTTCCTAGGGAAGCTCTTGCCAAAGTGTGTATCAAAAAGCCTGGACTCAGCTCTATCTTGCACTTTGGTTGCCGCGTTTTCGAAACAGGATCTGGATGTTCTCATTTCGACGTCGAGAGAGCCTGCTTTACTCGCTCTCtagtttcttctccttcttctacttATAGAGATAACTTCCTCAG gcCAGTAGATTTCAAACTAACGTATGAACTACGGCGATATCTAATATCCAAGGGAATCAATGAAGACCTAACCAATTTCCTCTTGTGTCACCTGAACAAGAAGGAGCAGGATCAGTATGTTAACTGGTTACGCAAGCTTGAATCAACAATGTCACGTTCTCCgaagccgtga
- the LOC104782650 gene encoding uncharacterized protein LOC104782650 encodes MIGNNKLRRKAFFQSTHKVKKKVNDIVEVSPNTQIATVCILEDLDNGEVVRDHKIPNVGEIVGQYGWQMQPMGPVHMVERAQQNMNASLGQTDRDTLTDIVGNATDFRNQVNLERQRRNNNI; translated from the exons ATGATCGGAAATAATAAGCTTCGTAGAAAAGCGTTTTTCCAGTCTACAcacaaagtaaaaaagaagGTGAATGACATAGTTGAAGTTAGCCCCAACACGCAAATAGCCACGGTGTGTATCCTCGAGGACCTCGACAACGGAGAAGTAGTGAGAGACCACAAAATTCCAAA tGTCGGTGAGATAGTTGGACAATACGGTTGGCAGATGCAGCCTATGGGACCAGTCCATATGGTGGAGAGGGCTCAGCAAAATATGAATGCGAGCTTAGGACAAACAGACAGGGATACACTGACGGACATTGTTGGCAACGCCACAGATTTCCGCAACCAGGTCAACCTTGAAAGACAGAGGCGCAACAACAACATCTAG
- the LOC104782651 gene encoding defensin-like protein 195: MAKAMKSVSIFVVFFIFFLVISDVPEIEAQGSECLKEYGGDVGFGFCAPRIFPTICYTRCRANKGAKGGRCRWGEGINNVKCLCDYCDDTPR; this comes from the exons atggcAAAGGCCATGAAATCTGTTTCCATCTTCGTtgtctttttcatcttcttcttggtaatTTCCG ACGTGCCAGAGATAGAAGCTCAGGGTAGCGAGTGCTTGAAAGAATACGGTGGTGATgttggttttgggttttgtgcCCCTCGGATATTTCCGACGATTTGTTATACAAGATGCCGTGCGAACAAAGGAGCTAAAGGTGGAAGATGCCGTTGGGGAGAAGGCATTAATAATGTTAAGTGCTTATGCGACTATTGCGATGATACTCCCCGATAA